Proteins encoded together in one Vibrio lentus window:
- a CDS encoding DNA-J related domain-containing protein, with translation MLDNPDSPSHQDISPNFQAHMENPLLWPIMEVLKQKPSGWKVHTLAAHLKDLGLVPVLDPVPEKELFKKNFLIMNALYQLQETLYPDSWLQVQAMDIELMSGRYHGSTHTIDLQDPLRDYYINWLNYEANEGEVKRLLNEFWTRYKRFVGGSETDMDRSHALSLFELPLDATQQEIRKRWRRLALRWHPDRDEGNTAKFQTLCEAWHILRS, from the coding sequence ATGTTAGACAATCCAGATTCACCAAGTCATCAGGATATTAGCCCTAATTTCCAAGCACATATGGAAAACCCGTTGCTTTGGCCAATTATGGAAGTGCTTAAGCAAAAGCCTAGTGGATGGAAAGTGCATACCTTGGCGGCACACCTCAAAGATCTTGGTTTGGTACCAGTGTTAGATCCCGTACCTGAAAAAGAGCTGTTTAAGAAAAACTTCTTAATTATGAATGCCCTCTATCAATTGCAAGAGACATTGTACCCAGATAGTTGGTTGCAGGTTCAAGCCATGGACATTGAACTGATGAGCGGCCGTTATCATGGCAGTACTCATACCATCGATCTTCAAGACCCATTGCGTGACTATTACATCAACTGGCTTAACTATGAGGCGAATGAGGGTGAAGTCAAAAGGTTGTTGAATGAGTTTTGGACTCGATACAAAAGGTTTGTTGGTGGCAGTGAAACGGATATGGACAGAAGCCATGCACTCAGTTTGTTTGAGTTGCCATTAGACGCGACTCAACAAGAGATTCGTAAAAGGTGGCGACGCCTCGCACTACGTTGGCATCCAGATAGGGACGAGGGCAACACGGCTAAGTTTCAGACATTGTGCGAAGCATGGCATATATTGCGCAGCTAA
- a CDS encoding SgrR family transcriptional regulator, which yields MSSPRLRVQFETLFEYFDGKDSDVQLDDITDVLCCTRRNARMVLNKLEEEGWVEWLPAAGRGKLSQLIFKQNRCDVSENLARRYLEEGKIGQALSVLDHNAAKLTQVIQNYLGVQYQEGEQVIRLPYYRPLSMLNPTKSMRRSEQHITCQVFSGLTRLDENDQLQPDLAHSWQKINDYQWRFFLRPGVRFHNGEPLLTSHVVDTLLLLEPLNMFSHIKDVSSPANCVVDVFLTRPDKYFPLALTESVAKVTLPMILRGEDYDIRPIGTGPYRIEKNDEKQLVLTAFNGYFGFRPLVDRVEVWVVDEAYSSMVYPSLSKPVMADRGDSDEVELDPGCTYLLLNRKKGIAQDPAWAEFLSNALNASDLFVHIPKETVIDLGVLHAYGIKPGWYDIKLKTPVCPPASAKPSVRLAYQCQHPMFPTLAKAIVTVLKQYNVDVELFGYETDPPHADNVDIWINPMGIANNRDDALAGWLMDYSFLDESSPAEDFDQWCHMIDRWRSGEFEQFPARQLGKQLVQSNQLIPMFHCWLGVNKDQCGTLQNAKCNALGWFDFSQVWVKPDVD from the coding sequence ATGAGTAGCCCAAGACTTCGCGTTCAATTTGAAACCCTGTTCGAATATTTCGATGGTAAAGATTCTGATGTTCAGCTCGACGACATAACAGATGTTCTCTGTTGTACCCGTCGTAATGCCAGAATGGTGCTTAATAAACTCGAAGAAGAGGGTTGGGTAGAGTGGTTACCCGCAGCAGGTCGAGGCAAGCTCTCTCAGCTTATCTTTAAGCAGAATCGCTGTGATGTAAGCGAAAACCTAGCACGCCGCTACTTAGAAGAAGGTAAAATTGGTCAAGCACTGTCGGTGCTTGACCACAATGCAGCCAAGCTTACTCAAGTGATTCAAAATTACTTGGGCGTACAGTATCAAGAAGGTGAACAAGTTATTCGTTTGCCTTACTACCGTCCACTTTCCATGCTTAACCCAACTAAATCTATGCGACGATCTGAACAACACATCACGTGTCAGGTGTTCAGTGGGTTAACGCGCCTCGATGAGAACGATCAACTACAGCCTGATCTTGCTCATTCATGGCAAAAGATTAACGATTACCAATGGCGATTCTTTCTAAGGCCGGGCGTTCGTTTTCATAATGGAGAACCGCTGTTAACAAGCCACGTTGTGGATACGCTTCTTTTGCTCGAGCCGCTCAATATGTTCTCTCATATTAAAGATGTCTCATCACCGGCCAATTGCGTGGTTGATGTCTTTCTGACGCGTCCAGATAAGTACTTCCCACTCGCACTTACCGAATCGGTCGCTAAGGTGACCTTACCGATGATTTTACGTGGTGAAGACTACGATATTCGACCGATTGGCACTGGCCCTTATCGCATTGAAAAGAACGATGAGAAGCAACTCGTGCTAACGGCTTTCAACGGATACTTTGGTTTTAGGCCGCTGGTTGATCGCGTTGAAGTTTGGGTGGTCGATGAGGCTTATTCTTCAATGGTTTACCCAAGCCTTTCTAAACCAGTAATGGCAGACCGTGGTGACAGCGATGAAGTTGAACTTGATCCGGGTTGTACGTATTTACTACTCAATAGAAAGAAGGGCATCGCACAAGATCCTGCGTGGGCTGAGTTCTTATCGAATGCTTTGAATGCTTCAGATCTGTTTGTGCATATTCCAAAAGAGACGGTTATCGACTTGGGCGTGCTGCATGCTTACGGAATCAAACCCGGTTGGTATGACATCAAGTTAAAAACGCCAGTTTGTCCACCAGCAAGCGCTAAACCAAGCGTGAGATTGGCGTATCAATGCCAACATCCAATGTTTCCTACACTCGCTAAAGCCATCGTCACCGTGTTGAAGCAATATAATGTTGATGTCGAGCTTTTCGGTTACGAAACTGATCCTCCACACGCCGACAATGTTGATATTTGGATTAACCCAATGGGGATTGCCAACAATAGAGATGATGCGCTGGCCGGTTGGTTAATGGATTACAGCTTTCTCGATGAATCTAGCCCAGCAGAAGATTTTGACCAATGGTGTCACATGATTGATCGTTGGCGATCGGGCGAGTTTGAGCAATTCCCAGCAAGACAACTAGGTAAGCAACTTGTGCAAAGCAATCAGTTGATCCCGATGTTCCACTGTTGGCTAGGTGTAAATAAAGACCAATGCGGTACGCTGCAGAACGCAAAGTGTAATGCACTCGGTTGGTTCGACTTTAGCCAAGTTTGGGTAAAGCCTGACGTTGATTGA
- a CDS encoding DUF2238 domain-containing protein has translation MTITPLAQNRPLLSLTAVYLVIFLFSAFAPSSRAVWIAEIVPALGILVGIWWLSTKLTFSKTAYVLMFIWLVLHTIGAKYTFAEVPFDWFNNLIGSERNNFDRVAHFSIGLYAYPLAEYLIRKKLAQAVLACFFALFAIMSVAAGYEIIEWWYAEIAGGDEGIAFLGSQGDIWDAQKDMLCDTTGAIVSLLILKLQGRVRTY, from the coding sequence ATGACAATTACGCCACTTGCTCAAAATAGACCTCTACTCTCACTAACTGCAGTCTATCTTGTTATCTTTCTCTTTTCAGCCTTTGCTCCGTCTTCAAGAGCCGTTTGGATCGCTGAGATTGTCCCTGCTCTCGGTATTCTTGTCGGGATATGGTGGTTATCCACCAAGCTTACCTTTTCAAAGACGGCTTACGTCCTGATGTTCATCTGGTTGGTTCTGCATACGATTGGGGCTAAGTATACCTTCGCTGAAGTACCATTTGATTGGTTTAATAACTTGATTGGATCTGAACGTAATAACTTCGACCGCGTGGCGCACTTTTCGATTGGTCTTTACGCTTATCCGCTCGCTGAATATTTGATTCGTAAGAAACTGGCTCAAGCGGTATTGGCGTGCTTCTTTGCTCTGTTTGCCATCATGAGTGTTGCAGCAGGTTATGAGATTATTGAGTGGTGGTACGCGGAGATTGCAGGTGGTGATGAAGGTATCGCATTCCTTGGTTCACAAGGTGATATTTGGGACGCGCAGAAAGACATGCTTTGCGACACCACCGGAGCGATAGTCTCGCTATTGATTCTTAAGCTTCAAGGTCGAGTCAGAACTTATTAA
- a CDS encoding DMT family transporter, translated as MQTVIITFITLVAFAANSVLCRWALMDQTIDPLSFSIMRIISGAFTLLILLTLSSSAKRKQDKAVNNTSTYTKVGSQFDLTAIVALLVYMFGFSFAYLTLGAGLGALVLFVAVQFTMIAAHLLAGNRMSLLEWCGCLLSVSGLVYLLMPTESTSSPDITSIILMTLAGIGWGIYTLAGKKSTNALQSTTANFGFSSLAILLLVSLLLVIPSVASQISITEQGLIYAILSGSVASGVGYSLWYYVVKKLNTVVASIAQLSVPVIATLGGVLLLSEPVTMQFVISSTVILLGISLVLVAPKLKK; from the coding sequence ATGCAAACGGTGATTATCACATTTATTACGCTGGTGGCATTTGCTGCCAATTCAGTATTGTGTCGTTGGGCTTTGATGGATCAAACGATTGATCCTTTGAGTTTCTCGATCATGCGTATCATATCAGGTGCGTTTACCCTGTTGATTTTATTAACCTTATCTTCTAGCGCTAAGCGCAAGCAAGATAAAGCGGTCAACAACACATCGACGTATACCAAGGTTGGTTCTCAGTTTGATCTAACAGCAATAGTGGCGTTACTTGTTTACATGTTCGGCTTCTCGTTTGCCTATTTAACACTAGGGGCGGGGCTTGGTGCTTTGGTCCTGTTTGTCGCGGTTCAATTCACGATGATTGCCGCACACCTGTTAGCAGGCAACAGAATGTCATTGTTAGAGTGGTGTGGTTGTTTGTTGTCAGTCTCTGGGCTCGTTTACTTACTCATGCCGACGGAATCGACAAGTTCGCCAGATATAACCTCTATCATATTGATGACTCTCGCTGGAATTGGGTGGGGCATTTATACACTGGCGGGTAAGAAATCCACAAACGCGTTGCAATCTACGACAGCCAACTTTGGATTTAGCTCGTTAGCGATCCTTCTGTTAGTAAGCCTGTTACTTGTTATCCCTAGTGTGGCATCGCAAATATCCATCACTGAACAAGGTTTGATTTACGCAATATTGTCGGGCTCAGTGGCTTCTGGTGTCGGTTATAGTTTGTGGTATTACGTGGTGAAAAAGCTTAATACAGTGGTCGCATCTATTGCTCAGCTTTCTGTGCCGGTTATCGCGACACTCGGTGGCGTCTTGTTGTTATCTGAACCTGTTACCATGCAATTTGTTATCTCATCAACCGTTATTTTACTCGGGATAAGCTTGGTTCTTGTCGCACCTAAACTTAAGAAATAA
- a CDS encoding isopenicillin N synthase family dioxygenase — protein sequence MKLETVDYLADDAAEQFVRSLRETGFGVLKNHPIPKELVESIYENWYQFFISEEKENFHFNVETQDGYFPPSVSEVAKGHTVKDIKEYFHVYPWGQIPEQLKEQILDYYQRANAFAQELLGWVEAHAPQEVQEKFSIALSEMINGSEQTLLRVLHYPPMQGDEEPGAIRAAAHEDINLLTVLPAANEPGLQVKAQNDEWIDVPCDFGNMIINIGDMLQEASGGYFPSTTHRVINPSGARQEKSRISLPLFLHPKPEVVLSDKYTANEYLMERLRELGVI from the coding sequence ATGAAACTGGAAACTGTCGATTACCTTGCTGACGACGCAGCAGAACAATTTGTTCGCTCTCTACGTGAAACGGGTTTTGGTGTTCTTAAGAATCACCCGATCCCAAAAGAGCTTGTTGAGTCAATTTACGAGAACTGGTACCAATTCTTCATTTCTGAAGAGAAAGAGAACTTCCACTTTAATGTTGAAACACAAGATGGATATTTTCCACCTTCAGTGTCTGAAGTTGCTAAGGGCCACACTGTAAAAGACATCAAAGAGTACTTTCACGTATACCCTTGGGGTCAGATTCCTGAACAGCTAAAAGAACAGATTCTAGATTACTACCAACGTGCTAATGCTTTTGCTCAAGAGCTATTAGGTTGGGTTGAAGCACATGCACCTCAAGAAGTACAAGAGAAGTTCTCAATCGCGCTTTCTGAAATGATTAATGGTAGCGAACAAACGCTGCTTCGCGTTCTTCACTATCCACCAATGCAAGGTGATGAAGAACCAGGTGCTATCCGCGCAGCAGCACACGAGGACATCAACTTACTGACTGTTCTTCCTGCTGCAAACGAGCCTGGTCTTCAAGTTAAAGCTCAGAATGATGAGTGGATTGATGTGCCATGTGATTTCGGTAACATGATCATCAATATCGGTGACATGCTGCAAGAAGCGTCTGGTGGTTACTTCCCATCAACGACTCACCGTGTAATCAACCCATCAGGTGCTCGCCAAGAAAAGTCTCGCATTTCTTTGCCTCTTTTCCTTCACCCGAAACCAGAAGTGGTTCTGTCAGATAAGTACACGGCAAATGAATACCTAATGGAACGTCTAAGAGAGCTTGGCGTTATCTAA
- a CDS encoding ABC-ATPase domain-containing protein, whose amino-acid sequence MDQLTAKLKKLEKQNFRAYQQIKGQYDFADFELHIDHVQGDPYASSSRFRATRAWSLTGLGWLKEKSYEYQVAARDFIARSFSEFAKQEATVSIALTGQTVLDNTSVVFTEHGIEIRFRINLPADGRSILAKKAINIITFYLPKFIRRATLERELNIEAMIKHCEAVEDQDALRAQLEENNLAAFVANGSVLPRIAGNCDLPMKGAVPFLAPESLSVTLNTPNQGDVTGLGIPKGITLIVGGGFHGKSTLLNAVERSIYNHIPGDGREGIVTATDTMKIRAEDGRCVHNLNLSNYINHLPMQKDTSDFSTQDASGSTSQAAWLQESIEAGVQTLLIDEDTSATNFMIRDERMQALVSKGAEPITPLVDRIGQLREEMDISTIVVMGGSGDYLDVADTVIQMHDYQAVDVTERAQEVIAQHPTQRTNECETALETFVPRSLNRAALMNILTDGKFRVNAKGKESLRFGKEFADLSALEQLESTSEVNAIGWAWFQFAQTPGWSNNPAKEFSAILSDEWHVNMPNYGDLAKPRVLDVMAALNRMRKSQFKPSNSN is encoded by the coding sequence ATGGATCAGTTGACTGCAAAGCTTAAAAAGCTCGAAAAACAAAACTTCCGCGCATATCAACAAATTAAAGGTCAATACGACTTTGCTGATTTCGAATTACACATCGACCACGTTCAAGGTGACCCGTACGCATCTTCTTCACGTTTTCGCGCAACACGCGCTTGGTCGTTAACAGGGTTAGGTTGGCTGAAAGAAAAGTCTTACGAATACCAAGTAGCAGCGCGTGACTTTATTGCACGTAGCTTCTCTGAGTTTGCTAAGCAAGAAGCGACCGTGTCTATAGCATTAACGGGTCAAACTGTTTTGGATAACACATCAGTGGTTTTCACCGAGCACGGTATCGAAATCCGTTTTCGTATCAACCTACCTGCTGATGGTCGTAGTATTCTTGCAAAGAAAGCAATCAACATCATTACGTTCTATTTGCCTAAGTTTATTCGTCGCGCAACGCTTGAACGCGAACTCAACATCGAAGCGATGATTAAGCATTGTGAAGCTGTTGAAGACCAAGACGCATTGCGCGCTCAATTGGAAGAAAACAACCTAGCGGCATTCGTAGCAAATGGCAGCGTATTGCCTCGTATCGCAGGTAACTGTGATTTACCAATGAAAGGCGCGGTTCCTTTCCTAGCACCAGAGTCTTTGAGTGTTACCTTAAACACACCAAACCAAGGTGATGTGACCGGTTTAGGCATTCCTAAAGGCATCACACTGATCGTTGGTGGTGGTTTCCATGGTAAATCTACACTATTGAACGCCGTTGAACGTTCTATCTATAACCATATTCCAGGTGATGGTCGTGAAGGCATCGTGACGGCGACTGATACGATGAAGATCCGTGCAGAAGATGGCCGATGTGTACATAACTTGAATCTTTCAAACTACATCAACCATTTACCAATGCAGAAAGACACGTCTGATTTCAGCACACAAGATGCGTCTGGCTCGACTTCGCAAGCAGCTTGGCTACAAGAATCAATTGAAGCGGGTGTACAAACGCTCCTTATCGATGAAGATACTTCAGCGACTAACTTCATGATTCGTGACGAGCGTATGCAAGCGCTAGTATCAAAAGGGGCTGAGCCTATCACTCCACTTGTTGACCGTATTGGCCAACTTCGCGAAGAGATGGACATCTCAACTATCGTGGTAATGGGTGGTTCTGGTGATTACTTAGATGTGGCTGACACTGTGATTCAAATGCACGACTACCAAGCGGTAGACGTAACTGAAAGAGCACAAGAAGTGATCGCTCAACACCCTACTCAGCGAACTAACGAATGTGAGACAGCATTAGAAACGTTTGTTCCTCGCTCCTTAAACCGTGCTGCACTGATGAACATTCTTACTGACGGTAAATTCCGTGTTAACGCGAAAGGCAAAGAGTCACTGCGTTTTGGTAAGGAATTTGCTGACCTTTCTGCATTAGAGCAGTTAGAGTCAACTTCAGAAGTGAACGCGATTGGTTGGGCATGGTTCCAGTTTGCACAAACTCCAGGTTGGTCAAACAATCCTGCTAAAGAGTTTAGCGCTATCTTAAGCGATGAGTGGCACGTGAATATGCCAAACTACGGTGACTTAGCGAAACCAAGAGTTTTGGATGTAATGGCCGCTCTAAACAGAATGCGTAAATCTCAGTTCAAACCTTCGAACTCGAACTAA
- the mrdA gene encoding penicillin-binding protein 2, with translation MNHKRVKMRDHKGEVRLFRNRVIIAFIGILLFTLVLVGNLYRLQVQNFENYQTRANGNRIKVLPIPPVRGLIFDRNGKPLAENKLVYNLTMVPEKSGDIEPLLEQLNESIPLSQEKIDKFKERYKHTRRFKTVTIIENLTEEEIARFSVHQYQFPGVAVDTNLTRFYPNGEVLTHVLGYVAHINDGDLRKLEELGKRDNYQATTIIGKLGVERYYEDLLHGQKGYQEVEVNSRGRVVRTIKYVPPVAGKDIVLNIDLDLQKYVFEQLKGHTGSAVVLDPGDNSVLAMASSPSYDPNLFVDGISSKNYQRLLHDPAHPLVNRSTLGVYPPGSTIKPFMAVAGLEEHIISKNTVRNDHGSWRIPGSKPNSKSWRDWKRWGHGPVDVTQAIEESVDSFFYQIAFDLGIDRISKWMNRFGFGEPTGIDIYEESNANMPTREWKMMRYRTPWYQGDTVPIGIGQGYWTSTPLQLAKATSVLVNHGKVIAPHLLRATLDHGEDLETQTLIQPEKMKSIDEVPDSLWEVPINAMRLVNHGSRGSGRKAFKGSEYTSGGKSGTSQVFGLAKDQVYNSKELERHLLDHALYTAFAPYENPDYVATVVIEHGNGGSKVAAPYIRKVLDYAFEHKSGVSKDHS, from the coding sequence ATTAACCATAAACGCGTAAAAATGCGTGATCACAAAGGTGAAGTAAGGCTCTTTAGAAACCGAGTCATCATTGCATTCATCGGTATTCTACTTTTCACTCTCGTCTTAGTCGGTAACCTATACCGACTCCAAGTTCAAAACTTTGAAAACTACCAAACTCGCGCGAATGGCAATCGAATCAAGGTTCTCCCTATCCCTCCCGTCCGTGGGCTTATCTTTGACCGTAACGGTAAGCCGTTGGCAGAAAATAAACTGGTCTATAACTTAACAATGGTACCTGAGAAGTCTGGTGATATAGAGCCATTATTAGAACAGTTAAATGAATCTATTCCATTAAGCCAAGAAAAAATCGATAAGTTTAAAGAACGTTACAAACACACCCGCCGCTTCAAAACCGTTACGATTATAGAAAACTTAACTGAAGAAGAAATAGCAAGATTTTCGGTGCATCAGTATCAGTTTCCTGGTGTGGCTGTTGATACTAACCTAACCCGATTTTACCCGAACGGTGAAGTGCTTACGCACGTGTTGGGTTATGTTGCACATATTAACGATGGCGATTTACGAAAACTGGAAGAGCTCGGCAAGAGAGACAATTATCAAGCAACGACCATTATCGGAAAGTTGGGGGTCGAGCGTTATTACGAAGACTTATTGCATGGCCAAAAGGGCTACCAAGAAGTCGAGGTTAATAGTCGTGGACGTGTGGTCCGTACTATTAAGTACGTGCCGCCAGTGGCAGGCAAAGATATCGTGCTAAACATCGACTTGGACTTACAAAAGTATGTATTTGAACAACTCAAAGGCCACACAGGCAGTGCGGTCGTGCTAGACCCTGGCGATAACAGCGTTTTAGCGATGGCTTCAAGCCCTAGCTATGACCCTAACCTTTTTGTTGATGGTATATCGAGTAAGAATTACCAGCGGCTTCTGCACGACCCAGCTCACCCTCTAGTTAATAGATCGACTCTAGGTGTCTATCCACCTGGATCGACAATCAAACCCTTTATGGCGGTTGCAGGACTAGAAGAGCACATTATCTCGAAGAACACGGTAAGAAACGATCACGGCTCTTGGCGCATTCCTGGTTCTAAACCTAATTCCAAATCTTGGCGTGACTGGAAGCGTTGGGGACATGGTCCCGTCGATGTTACTCAAGCAATCGAAGAGTCTGTTGATTCCTTTTTCTATCAAATTGCGTTTGATTTGGGTATTGATCGCATATCTAAGTGGATGAATCGCTTCGGGTTTGGTGAACCGACTGGCATCGATATCTATGAAGAAAGCAACGCTAATATGCCAACTCGCGAATGGAAAATGATGCGCTATCGTACGCCTTGGTATCAAGGTGACACGGTACCTATCGGGATTGGTCAAGGTTACTGGACATCCACCCCTTTGCAATTGGCAAAAGCGACCTCTGTACTGGTCAATCACGGAAAAGTAATAGCACCACACCTTCTTCGAGCAACACTCGATCACGGTGAAGACTTAGAGACACAAACCTTAATTCAACCTGAAAAAATGAAGTCTATTGACGAGGTACCAGATAGCCTGTGGGAAGTTCCAATTAATGCGATGAGACTCGTTAACCACGGCAGTCGTGGTAGTGGTAGAAAAGCGTTTAAAGGCAGTGAGTATACAAGTGGTGGTAAATCAGGTACATCACAGGTTTTCGGCTTGGCAAAAGATCAGGTGTACAACTCAAAAGAGTTAGAAAGGCACTTGCTTGACCACGCACTCTACACAGCTTTTGCACCATACGAGAATCCTGATTATGTGGCTACTGTAGTTATAGAACACGGTAACGGGGGCTCAAAAGTGGCAGCTCCATACATTCGTAAGGTACTCGATTACGCATTTGAGCATAAGAGCGGAGTGAGTAAAGACCATTCCTAG
- a CDS encoding sensor domain-containing phosphodiesterase — protein MKKIKTLDLDIPDDMKSGWQNIVDLLAQITEVPAALIMRVHSNSIEVFSTSRSENNPYTQGDSETLGNGLYCEKVMESQQNLVVPNALADHEWENNPDIKLGLVSYCGIPLLWPNGELFGTICILDSKENHYTPTYIKLLESFRTSIESQLKTLFQHAKLTQMNEELKNRVYTRTKDLASLNYSLNQEIDKRKAAEQKINFQKNHDLGTGFLNRNAFESRLNQRLSTQNRLTDCSYAVIHIGFTNGRRIQARYGYNALDQVLVEYRQRIESISDVEVFTARPTSVDLVLAFSVKDLQHRLEELCKSLVNVGHSEFAIDNDKVHLHAFIGIAITDNEDDAESVLQKSSEAMLACKDSGQKFAYYSQSHTEEQSHLNKIEGYLLHAVRNDDLMLYFQPKVCPLTHRWVGAEALLRWRHPVLGDISNETLIHMAEQNGLIFEVGSFVLRNAIEKAKEWSQYVDDFKMAVNVSAVQLKNVHFAEQVIHLLETYHLEPHFLELEVTESGLIADEVVAKNTLESLHDIGVTLSLDDFGTGYASFSYLKKFPFDAIKIDKSFVDQMLNSSEDKEIVRSIVQIAKKLDLKVTIEGIESEVQEQFIVEEGCDVGQGYLYGKPMPGQEFEHSLVNQNYLGSTRYA, from the coding sequence ATGAAGAAAATTAAAACTCTAGATTTAGACATCCCAGACGACATGAAATCCGGTTGGCAAAATATTGTCGACTTGCTGGCTCAGATCACTGAGGTTCCAGCGGCTCTCATCATGCGTGTCCACAGCAACTCCATCGAAGTTTTTTCAACCAGCCGTAGCGAAAATAACCCCTATACCCAAGGCGACTCAGAAACATTAGGCAATGGCTTGTACTGCGAAAAGGTAATGGAATCTCAGCAAAACCTTGTCGTTCCTAACGCCTTGGCTGACCATGAGTGGGAAAACAACCCCGACATCAAACTTGGTTTGGTGTCTTATTGTGGTATTCCGTTACTTTGGCCGAATGGCGAGCTGTTCGGTACGATCTGCATCTTAGATTCTAAAGAAAACCACTACACACCTACCTATATCAAGTTACTAGAAAGCTTTCGTACTTCAATCGAATCTCAACTCAAGACATTGTTTCAGCACGCGAAACTGACTCAGATGAATGAAGAGTTAAAAAACCGCGTTTACACTCGAACTAAAGATTTAGCGAGCCTGAACTACTCACTCAACCAAGAGATTGATAAGCGCAAAGCGGCTGAACAAAAAATCAATTTCCAGAAGAACCACGATCTTGGTACCGGATTTTTGAACCGCAACGCATTTGAATCTCGCTTAAACCAAAGGTTGTCTACACAGAATAGACTGACCGATTGTTCTTACGCTGTCATTCATATCGGCTTTACCAATGGTCGACGTATCCAAGCTCGTTACGGTTATAACGCATTAGACCAAGTGTTGGTTGAATACCGTCAACGAATCGAAAGCATCTCCGATGTTGAAGTTTTCACGGCGCGCCCTACTTCTGTTGACCTCGTATTGGCGTTCAGCGTTAAGGATTTACAGCATCGCCTCGAAGAACTGTGCAAGAGTTTGGTTAATGTTGGCCATTCAGAATTCGCCATAGATAATGACAAGGTTCATTTGCATGCTTTTATTGGCATTGCGATAACTGACAACGAAGACGATGCTGAAAGTGTGCTGCAAAAGTCGTCAGAAGCGATGCTTGCCTGCAAAGACTCGGGGCAAAAGTTTGCTTATTACTCTCAGTCACATACCGAAGAACAAAGTCACCTTAATAAGATCGAAGGTTATTTGTTACACGCCGTTCGTAATGACGACTTGATGCTCTATTTCCAGCCGAAAGTCTGCCCGCTCACTCATCGCTGGGTTGGCGCAGAAGCACTGTTACGGTGGAGGCACCCTGTTCTTGGTGACATCTCAAACGAAACCTTGATTCACATGGCGGAGCAAAACGGTTTGATCTTCGAGGTTGGTAGTTTTGTGTTGCGTAACGCGATTGAAAAAGCCAAAGAGTGGTCACAATACGTCGATGATTTCAAAATGGCCGTCAATGTGTCTGCCGTTCAACTTAAAAACGTGCATTTCGCCGAGCAAGTTATTCACCTCTTAGAAACTTATCACCTTGAACCGCATTTTTTAGAACTCGAAGTCACTGAAAGCGGCCTGATCGCGGATGAAGTGGTGGCAAAGAACACCTTGGAATCTTTGCATGATATCGGTGTTACATTGTCACTTGATGATTTCGGTACAGGCTATGCCTCATTCAGTTACCTCAAAAAGTTCCCATTCGACGCAATCAAGATCGATAAGAGCTTTGTCGACCAAATGTTGAACTCAAGTGAAGACAAAGAGATTGTTCGTTCTATTGTTCAAATTGCCAAAAAACTCGACTTGAAAGTCACCATCGAAGGCATTGAGTCAGAAGTTCAGGAGCAATTCATCGTTGAAGAAGGCTGCGATGTTGGACAAGGTTACCTCTATGGAAAGCCGATGCCCGGGCAAGAATTCGAACATAGCTTAGTCAATCAAAACTATTTGGGGTCAACTCGTTACGCTTAA